The Moorena producens PAL-8-15-08-1 genomic interval AATGCCTAAGTTAAAGAACATTACCCGATCAGATTTATTCCGGTCTAGTCCTATTGGTAATGGTTCAGCTCCGGTAATTCGACGGGAAGTCTTTGAAGCGATTAGGTATCAAGATAACCTTTACGGCACTACAGAAGATTTTTACTTTGATGAAAACTTCCGCCGCGCTGAAGATATTGAATGTTGGCTACGTATTGCGATTCAGACAGACTGGAAAATTGAGGGAATCCCTGAAGCACTAACCCTATATCGAGTGAATTCAGCCAGTCTTTCAGCGAACTTAGTCAAACAGTTAGATTCCTGGAAACAAGTACTAGAAAAAACTCGCTCCTACGCTCCTGACTTGATTGAGAAGTGGGGAAATTTAGCCCTGGCCTATCGATTGCGAAACTTTGCTCGTAGTGCAGTACGTCTCAAAGATGGACCAATGTCTGTCAAACTAATTAACGGTGCTTTGGCAACTTACTGGCGTCTTCTCTTGGAAGAACCAAGCCGTACCCTTCGGACTTTGGCTGCTGCCTATTTACTTTTGCTGTTGCCTAAGCCCCTATATTCCTACCTCGAAGTTCTGGCTTTCAAAGTAGTGGGAATGATCCAAAGACGTCAGATTTTACAAGACAAACTTGGACAATAATTGTCTTAGTCATTCAATATAAGATAAGATGGATTATAAAATGAAAAAAGTTTCCGTCATCACTCCAGTCTACAACGTTGAGAAGTATATTGCTGCTACAGTACAGTCAGTTTTGGATCAAACTTACCAAAATTTTGAATATTTGCTGATTGATGATGGTTCTCCTGACCAGAGTGTAGAGATTTGCCAGCAGTTCCTAGACCCCAGAATCAAAATTATTCGTCAGGAAAATCAGGGAGCTAATGCAGCAAGGAATGAAGGTATCCGCGAAGCCCAGGGAGAGTATTTAGCATTTTTAGATGGCGATGACCTATGGTTGCCTGAAAAGCTAGAAAAACATATTGAACATTTGGAAAACAATCCCAATTTGGGGATTAGCTTTAGCTGTTCTGGGTTTATCGATGAAGCAGGAAATCCCCTAGGAATCTATCAACTACCCAAGCTAAAGGACATCACCATGGGTGACATCATTTGCCGTAATCCTATTAGTAATGGCTCCTGTGCTGTGTTCCGCAAGGAGGTATTTGAAGCTATTAAGTACCAAGAGACTATTGACGGAAAGACCAAAGACCTTTATTGGGATGAGGGATTGCAAGGTTCACAGGATTTGGATTGTTGGTTTCGCATTGCTATCCAAACCAATTGGCACCTGGAAGGCATTCCTGACTCTTTGACTCTATACCGAGTCAATTCTGGTGGTATATCAGCTAACTTGTTCAAAAAACAAAGGTCTTGGGAACAGGTAATTGAGAAGACTCGTTCCTATGCTCCTGAGGTGGTGGTTGAGTGGGAAAACCGCGCCCGTGCTTACCATTCGAGGTATCTAGCTCGTCGGGCAGTTACCTTGAGAGATGGTGCCATGGCTGTCCAATTCTTCAACGAAGCTCTGGGGAGCTACTGGCAGATGCTCTGGGAAGAACCACGTCGTACGGTGTTAACTGGGGCTGCGGCCTATTTGCTCTGGCTTATACCTGAGAATCTTTACAAGCATATAGAAGCTTTAGCTTTAAAAACCACAGGGTCTTCACAAAAGCGCCGGATTTCTCAAGCAATCAGAGGTTAACAACAGTTAATAAAAATATTCCAGTATCTTCCATAATCTTCCAAAATGTGTGCTAGGATAAAAATATGGCACTCATTCCACTCCGTAAGGCGGTCGAACTTACGGGACTCTCCAAAAATACACTACGAAAATACGCGGACGATGGAACGATTAGATGCGAAAAGACACCGGGAGGAACAAGATTGTTCGACGTTGAGAGTCTGCTTAGCTTCGGAAAAAACCAAACAAACTCTCAGTCCAGTCGATTCACAATCTGCTACTGCCGAGTCAGTTCAACTAAACAAAGAGACGACCTTGCTCGCCAAATCGCCTACATGCACTCCCTCTTTCCAGAAGCAGAAATCATCAAAGATATTGGTTCAGGGCTTAACTACAAAAGAAAAGGGCTTAGAACCATATTGGAGCGAGTTGTGCGCGGATATCAGCTCACAATTATTGTTGCCTGTAGAGACAGACTCACCCGATTCGGGTTTGAACTCATTGAGTACTTGGTTAGAAGTTACCGTAAGAGTAGTGCAGCCTTTATAGTTGGTAAATTATGCAGCATAGGGTCTTGGTTTTGTAGTAAGGCTGCACTACTCTAAGGTTTCATCTCCGGTCGGTCTCAACGGTGGAAAAATCATGGGATCCGACCAACCTGAAAGTTGCCCAGAATCAGAACTTACCGCAGATCTTCTCTCCATCATTCACGTCTTCTCCTGTAGGGTTGACGGACTCAGAAAGTACGGTTCGAAAATCAAAGAAGATTCGTCTGTTCCTAAACCCTAAGCAGCGTACGCTCATTCGTCAATGGTTTGGAGTGTCCCGTTATGTGTTCAACAAGACCGTTAAAATCCTCCAGATAGGCGTTGTAAAAGCCAACTGGAAAGCTATCAAAACCGGTATACTGAATGACCTTCCTGAGTGGTGCAAAGCAGTACCTTATCAGATTAAATCGATAGCGATTAAGGATGCTTGCACCGCTATCCGGGAGGCTAAAAAGAAATACAAAAAGACCTCCGTTATTCAACGAGTAAAATTCAGGTCTCGCAAAAATCCAACCCAGTCCTGTTATATCCCTAAGTCAGCAGTTTCCGTTATGGGGATATACCATACGAAACTTGGAGTTATAACTTACTCTGAGAGTCTTCCTGATAATGTTTGTGACTGCCGACTGACTAGTAACAATGGGAATTACTATCTAGTAGTTCCCCACAAAGTGACCAACTTAAAAGCCGAGAACCAAGGTAGAGTAGTCGCTTTAGACCCCGGAGTCAGGACTTTTATCACTTTCTTTAGTGAGACATCTGTAGGGAAGATAGGAAATGGAGACTTTTCCCGGATTCAGCGATTATGTCATCACCTAGACAATCTAATATCTAAGATTAGCAAAGCTAAGCCTGGGCAGAAACGCCGGATGAGGAAAGCTGCTCGACGGATTGTGATTAGGATTCAGAATCTGATCAACGAGCTTCATCATAAGGCGGCCAGATTTATGCTTGACAACTTCGATGTTATTTTACTTCCCACTTTTGAGACCGCTCAAATGTCTAAAAGAGGGAATAGAAAAATTAGGTCATTAACCGTCCGAAACCTGCTGAATTTTGCTCATTATCGGTTCAAAGAATTCTTAAAGCATAAAGCTCAAGAGACCGGTAAGACAGTCGTAGATGTTTGTGAAGCCTACACCAGTAAAACTGTTAGCTGGACAGGAGAGCTGATTAACATTGGTGGAAGCAAAGTAATTAAATCAAAAGTTGATGGCCGAACGATGGATTGACCGAAGGTCACGCTTCGCGAACGGGATATAAATGGCGCACGTGGAATATTTCTACGTGCTTTGGGAGATACCCCCTGGCTGAGAAATCAGCTTGCATTAGTGAACCAGAATTGACTTTTTGGGAGATTTTGGTAGCTAAAAAGTATCGGTACATGAAATTTCATCTATTAGCAAATAGGTAAAGCTCTGCTACCAATGCATGCTGGTTAATGGGTAATGGATAATGCCTCTGTCAATGATCCATTACCCATTAACTATCTGTAGCATCTATAAAGCCATGCAGCAAAGGAAGAAGGAGTCTCCACAGGGCAAACAGCAGTGCGGACGCAGGTTACCCACACAACCCCTCCCCATTAGCGACGGCATCAAGACAGTGAAATTGGATATTTTGTGAGTTGTAGCTAATTGTAAAATTTCTGTATAGTAATTGTGAAACTTATGTCTAGTCTTTATAAATTAAATCTCTCGCTAGACAGTTTTTTTTTGTTATACTTTTTAAGTATAATTTATTTTTATAAAGTCTGGTTGTAACGCTTTTATATAAGCTGACAGCCATGGCATCTTGAAATCATCATATTGCTTACTTGTCTACTTGTGGCGTTCGCTTTATTATACAACTGTAGTATAAAGTACAAATGCTACTGGAAAGTATATTATACAATTATACAAAAACTATTATCAAAAAACTGATAAATTTTATTTATATTTATCTGGGTTGCAACAAGCGCCCCAAAGTACTTGCTAGATATAGATTTAAGGTTAAAATGGATACCAAACTATCTATAGATATACAAAAAAAACATAGTTTGAATTACTCAGAAATTACCTGATTATTTACTCTAAGTTTATGAAAAATTAGTGTAATAATTTTGGCAATTAATTTACAAAATTATTACCCATAATTATAGTATAGCGTATCTGTAAATTATTAATGAATTTTACCCTATGAAAACTGTTTCGATAATTATCCCAGTATACGGCGTTGAAAAGTATATTGCTAGCGCAGTACAGTCGGTTATCAACCAGACTTATCAAAACTTTGAAGTGTTGATAATAGACGATGAATCTCCCGATAAAAGTGTCAATATTTGTCGAAAATTATCCGATAATAGAATTAACATTATTCACCAAACTAATCGGGGACTTGCTGGAGCGCGAAATACAGGAATTCGCCATGCCAAAGGAGATTATTTAGCGTTTTTAGATGGAGACGACTTGTGGTTACCTCAGAAACTGGAAAGACATATGGAACACTTAGAAAAATTCCCAGATGTCGGGATTAGTTTTAGCCGTTCTGCTTTGATTGATGAAGCTGGAAATTTTATGGGTGCCTATCTAATGCCTAAGCTCACTAATATTACTATATCTGATTTGTTTCGAGAGAGTCCGATCGGGAACGGTTCGGCTGCTGTAGTTCGTCGAGAAGTCTTTGACACAATTAAGTATCAGGATAATCTTTACGGCTCTACAGAAAATTATTACTTTGATGAAAACTTCCGTCGTGCTGAAGATCTTGAATGTTGGCTTCGCATCGCTATTCAAACTGACTGGAAAATTGAGGGAATACCTGAAGCATTAACCCTCTATCGAATTAATACACAAGGGTTGTCAGCCAATCTTTTCAAGCAGTTAGAGTCCTTGGAACAAATGATTGAAAAGACCCGTTCCTATGCTCCCACACTGACCAGCCGATGGGAAAACATTTCTAGGGCTTACCAATTGCGGTACTTGGCTAGGAGTGCGGTTCGTCTTAAAGTAGCTTCAGATGCTGTGACACTTATACATCGATCATTATCCAATCACTGGCGTATCCTACTAGAACAGCCACGGCGAACAATCTTAACCTTAATAGCCGCTTATATGCTTTGGTTATTACCGAAGTCTTTATATGCTCAAATTGAATTGCTTGTCTCTAAGCTGCTCAACAATGTTAAAAAACAGCCTCTTGTCCAAAACTAGTACCGCTGCCCGGAATTAAAAATTAAAAATTAAAAATTAAACCTAAAAAAAGCTTATAGAATAAGCTTATTCTATAAGAGGTTATCGGGTTGGGAATCGTATCTTTATTGACCTTGTGCTTCCTAGCATGGTTAACTAATTTCAAGGTTTGAGTCTACTATGAAGAAAGTATCGGTAATTATTCCAGTATATAAAGTTAAAAACTACATAGCCGCCACAGTAGAATCTGTGCTCGTCCAAACCTATAAAAATTTTGAGCTGCTACTCATTGATGATGGATCTCCTGACAACAGTATCGAAATCTGTCAACAAATTAACGATCCGAGAATTAAAGTTATTCGTCAGGATAATCAAGGAGTATCAGCGGCTAGAAACACTGGGATTCGCAATGCTGAAGGAGAGTATATCGCTTTCTTAGATGGAGATGACCTCTGGGTTCCAGAAAAGCTAGAAAAGCATGTTTTGCATCTAGAAACATCACCCCATGTAGGAGTAAGTTTTAGCTATTCTGCGTTAATTGATGAAACAGGAACTCCGTTAGGAATCTATCAAATAGCCAAAACTAAAGATATAACTACAGATTATATCATGTGTCGTAATCCCATTGGTAATGGTTCAACACCAGTAATTCGGCGAGAAGTGTTTGAAGCAATTCGATACCGAGAGTCTCAGGCTACGGAGGATGCTTATTTTGATACTGAATTGCACAATATCGAAGACGTAGAATGTTGGCTGCGCATGGCGATTAAAACTGATTGGCACATGGAAGGTTTGCCAGAGGCGCTGACTTTATATCGTATTCATTCACAAGGGCATTCAGCTAGTATACTCAAGCATATAAATTCTCTAGAAAAGGTTATTGAGAAAACACGTGCCTATGCTCCAGAGGTAATTGCTGAATGTGAAAAGCCAGCCCGCGCCTATTATTTACGGTTTGGTGCTCGACGTGCCCTCAGCATCAAAGAAGGCTTGATGGCAACAGAATTGTTTAATAAGGCTTTAGGGACTTACTGGCGTATTTTGCTAGAGGAACCGCTTCGTACTCTGTTGACTGGGGCTGCTGCTTATTTGCTCCGACTTTTACCTAAAACTCTTTACCAGCAGATGGAAGCTGTGGCTCTAAAAACGACAGGAGCTTCACAAAAGCGCCGAATTTATCAGGAGCAAGCTTAGTCTTTGATAGGGTGCTTTACAAACACTTTGTAAAGCTTGTCTAAAACTTTGTCTATAAAACTTCTCAACCCTGATTAGTTTCTGCTATAAACTAAAAGCTAAGGTTTATACGCGGCTAAAAAATGAATCTACCTTTAACCCTAAAAACTCACCTGAAAGAGTTTTTAATTGGCACACCGTTTGAGTCTGCGGCAAGAAGTATTGTTGATTTAATCAAGCCTCCCAGCAAAGATATCCTGAGGAGCCGGGAAGATGACACCTATGTCTATCAGATTATGAAGCGGATTTTAGACAAATCCTCAAACTGTATCGATGTGGGTGGCAACATGGGGACTGTGTTGACAAAAATATGCCAACTGGCTCCCCTCGGTCATCATTATGCTTTTGAGCCGCTCCCTCGGCTGGCTACTCGGCTGCAAAAACGGTTCCCAAAGGTTGATGTTAGGCAAATTGCCTTGAGTGATTTAGAGGGAGAAACCACGTTCTTCCATGTTGTTGATGCCCCAGCACTCAGTAGTCTAAAACAAAGAGACTACACCCTTTGGGGCTATAACAATGCTCAAACAGAATCCATTGCCATCAAAACTAAAAAACTTGATGATATCCTTCCACCTGACTTCAAAGTTAATTTGATTAAGGTAGATACAGAAGGAGCAGAGTTTCAGGTTTTCAAAGGTGCTATCCGAACCTTAAAAACCCACAAGCCTTACCTAGTCTTTGAATTTGGTCGTACTGCCATGGTTGATTATAAAACAACGCCAGGTATGATGTATGATTTCCTAGTCAACCAGTGTGGTTTGAAGATGTTTAAACTTAACAGTTGGCTAGAGGGGTTAGCTCCACTCAGTGAGCGTGAATTTGCCATAATCTGTGAAGGAGGCTCTGCTTGGAATTTCTTGGCTACGCCTTAGGGGTAGCTAGAAAACACAGGAGCATTCTGTAAGACGAAGGAAAAAACTGGGCAACAAATCCTATAAATCCCTAGAAATCGCTATAAGTAGGTTTGGTCAATAACCTACCCTATTAGTTATAGTTACTGGGGAAGTCTTGTCCAAGTTGCTGATCTATTATTTCTATGATTGACTGGCTTGCGATCGCACTCAGGGTGCTTTTAGGCTTATTTATTTTTGCGATTGGGCTAACCCTTGCTAAGTGGATTCCCAATCACCGGATTCGAGCTATTACCCAACCAAACCGTTGGTTTAGGCAAAGGGTTACTCTAGGACTGATGCTCCTGACTAGTTTGATGATGCTCGGGTCAATTGTATTGGTCACTGATATCGTTAAGGTAAATTCAGGACAGGCTGAGGTAGTTAGCTCTCGGAAATACCAGAAAAACATTCGCCTCGGAACAACTAATGTAGCGATTGGAGGTGGTGGTTATGTCACTGGTGTTTACCTCCATCCACTGGAGAAAGACTTAGTTTATATTCGGACTGATGTGGGTGGCTTCTATCGTTGGGATGAGCCGAAGCAACGTTGGATTCCCCTGACAGAACACTTTCCCTTCTCTCAGAGAAACTACTATGGAGGAGAAGCACTGGCTGTTGATCCCAATGATCCAACTATTGTCTATATTGCAGCTGGAAAATATCCCTGGGCTGAACCAGGAACACTATTTAAATCTACCGATAAAGGACAAACTTGGACAAAGTTGAACCTAGACCTCAAGATGGGGGCTAACCACAAGAAAAAATGGCTAGGAGAGAGACTAGCTGTTGATCCGTTCAATTCCAATATTATCCTGTTCGGCTCTAGAGAAGATGGACTCTGGAAATCATCGGATGCTGGTGCTACCTGGGAAAACGTCACCTCTTTTGCAGGTAAACCAGATAACAAAATTGGTATTACAGCTATTGTCTTTGATAAACAGGTACCGGGCTTAGTGTATGCTTCGCCCTATGGAGATGGCATCTACAAATCTACTGACTCTGGGGTCAGCTGGACTCAGGTAGCTGGTAGCCCAAAAACAGTCAATCGCATGGCTGTGGGAAAAAAGAATATCCTCTACGTCACCAGTACCAGTAATCCTGGAGTCCACAAGTATGCCAATGGTGTCTGGAAAACCATGAAACCAGGAGGATCTAATCGCATTTTTGGTACGCTCAGTGTGAATCCTGCTAATCCTGAGGATATCTTAGTTGCCTTCAACCGCACACAAAAAACGAAATTCTACCGTTCCCTGGATGGCGGCGCTACCTGGAAACAGCAGCTGACTTCTGCTAACAACACTATTCCCTGGTGGCCGAAGAAGTATTTTGCCAATCATATGGCAGCGATGGAATTTGACCCGAAAGTACCGGGAAGAGTTTGGTTTACGGATTGGTACGGTGTATGGCGGACAGATGATCTTAATGCTAATCCCGTTGTTTGGACTAACTATGCCGCTGGACACGAGGAAGTGGTTCCGTTTACTCTGGTTTCACCACCCCGTGGTCCGATACTGGTAAGTGGGGTGGCGGATGTGGATGGTTTCTACCATAACCAAGGATTAGATACTTACCCCTCTCAACGACTTGGTCTGGGGGAGCCCGGTAAGTCATTCCAGGATACCTATAGTATTGCTTATTGTGAAACTAAACCCTTACAGATGGTTCGGGTTGGTGGTTACCGCTGGAATTCAACCTATACTGGAGCTACTTCCACCGATGGTGGTCTGACATGGCAAGAGTTTGCCTCATTCCCAGACAATACGATGCCGATGCGGGTGGCTATGTCTGCTACTAACCCCAATTTATTTGTTGTGACAGTTAGTCAAGGTCAGCCGTTGCGCACTAAGGATGGAGGGATGACCTGGCAAAAGGTTTCAGGATTACCCAATGGTCCGGGTGGTCCATGGAATTGGTCTCAATCTTTAGCGGCAGACCCTGTAGATGGCAACAGGTTTTATTACTATGCTAAAGGCAAAGTCTATCGTTCCAATGATGGCGGCTCATCCTTTCAAATTGTGAATGATTCACTTCGCAATGAAGGTTGGCATTCCCTGAAAACGGTGCCAGGGGTTAAGGGTGAAATTTGGCTGAGTCTAGACCGCAAGGGTTTCTATCGCTCTACCGATGGGGGTCAGTCATTCGTTAAGCTACCTTCAGTAACCAGAGCTCACCTATTTGCTTTTGGTAAAGCACCCCAGGGAAGCGACACTCCAGCACTGTATATTTATGGAAATATTGATGGAAATCTTCCCAATGTCGAGAATGGGGTTAGGAATCGGGAAGTTAGTGAGACTTCAGGAAGCTCAGCCAAAAGCCGTGCCCAAGAACCAGGAATATTCCAGTCTCTTGACATGGGACGCACGTGGACACGGATGGGCGATCGCTCCCGACCAATTGGCAATAGACCTGGTGTGATGGAGGCGAGTAAGCAGGAGTTCGGACTGGTCTTTATTGGTACCAATGGTAGGGGAATATACTACGGATCACAATAGGGTTAATTTTGATTAATTCCTTAAGATTTTTATAAAATTTTCCTTGTAA includes:
- a CDS encoding glycosyltransferase family 2 protein, which encodes MKHVSVIIPVYGVEKYIAAAVQSVLDQTYTNFEVLIIDDESPDSSIKICQEFSDHRIKIIHQTNRGLAGARNTGIRQAKGDYLAFLDGDDLWLPQKLERHIEHLEKFPEVGVSFCRSALIDESGNLLNTYLMPKLKNITRSDLFRSSPIGNGSAPVIRREVFEAIRYQDNLYGTTEDFYFDENFRRAEDIECWLRIAIQTDWKIEGIPEALTLYRVNSASLSANLVKQLDSWKQVLEKTRSYAPDLIEKWGNLALAYRLRNFARSAVRLKDGPMSVKLINGALATYWRLLLEEPSRTLRTLAAAYLLLLLPKPLYSYLEVLAFKVVGMIQRRQILQDKLGQ
- a CDS encoding glycosyltransferase family 2 protein produces the protein MKKVSVITPVYNVEKYIAATVQSVLDQTYQNFEYLLIDDGSPDQSVEICQQFLDPRIKIIRQENQGANAARNEGIREAQGEYLAFLDGDDLWLPEKLEKHIEHLENNPNLGISFSCSGFIDEAGNPLGIYQLPKLKDITMGDIICRNPISNGSCAVFRKEVFEAIKYQETIDGKTKDLYWDEGLQGSQDLDCWFRIAIQTNWHLEGIPDSLTLYRVNSGGISANLFKKQRSWEQVIEKTRSYAPEVVVEWENRARAYHSRYLARRAVTLRDGAMAVQFFNEALGSYWQMLWEEPRRTVLTGAAAYLLWLIPENLYKHIEALALKTTGSSQKRRISQAIRG
- a CDS encoding IS607 family transposase, with the protein product MALIPLRKAVELTGLSKNTLRKYADDGTIRCEKTPGGTRLFDVESLLSFGKNQTNSQSSRFTICYCRVSSTKQRDDLARQIAYMHSLFPEAEIIKDIGSGLNYKRKGLRTILERVVRGYQLTIIVACRDRLTRFGFELIEYLVRSYRKSSAAFIVGKLCSIGSWFCSKAALL
- a CDS encoding RNA-guided endonuclease TnpB family protein — its product is MEKSWDPTNLKVAQNQNLPQIFSPSFTSSPVGLTDSESTVRKSKKIRLFLNPKQRTLIRQWFGVSRYVFNKTVKILQIGVVKANWKAIKTGILNDLPEWCKAVPYQIKSIAIKDACTAIREAKKKYKKTSVIQRVKFRSRKNPTQSCYIPKSAVSVMGIYHTKLGVITYSESLPDNVCDCRLTSNNGNYYLVVPHKVTNLKAENQGRVVALDPGVRTFITFFSETSVGKIGNGDFSRIQRLCHHLDNLISKISKAKPGQKRRMRKAARRIVIRIQNLINELHHKAARFMLDNFDVILLPTFETAQMSKRGNRKIRSLTVRNLLNFAHYRFKEFLKHKAQETGKTVVDVCEAYTSKTVSWTGELINIGGSKVIKSKVDGRTMD
- a CDS encoding glycosyltransferase family 2 protein, with amino-acid sequence MKTVSIIIPVYGVEKYIASAVQSVINQTYQNFEVLIIDDESPDKSVNICRKLSDNRINIIHQTNRGLAGARNTGIRHAKGDYLAFLDGDDLWLPQKLERHMEHLEKFPDVGISFSRSALIDEAGNFMGAYLMPKLTNITISDLFRESPIGNGSAAVVRREVFDTIKYQDNLYGSTENYYFDENFRRAEDLECWLRIAIQTDWKIEGIPEALTLYRINTQGLSANLFKQLESLEQMIEKTRSYAPTLTSRWENISRAYQLRYLARSAVRLKVASDAVTLIHRSLSNHWRILLEQPRRTILTLIAAYMLWLLPKSLYAQIELLVSKLLNNVKKQPLVQN
- a CDS encoding glycosyltransferase family 2 protein, with translation MKKVSVIIPVYKVKNYIAATVESVLVQTYKNFELLLIDDGSPDNSIEICQQINDPRIKVIRQDNQGVSAARNTGIRNAEGEYIAFLDGDDLWVPEKLEKHVLHLETSPHVGVSFSYSALIDETGTPLGIYQIAKTKDITTDYIMCRNPIGNGSTPVIRREVFEAIRYRESQATEDAYFDTELHNIEDVECWLRMAIKTDWHMEGLPEALTLYRIHSQGHSASILKHINSLEKVIEKTRAYAPEVIAECEKPARAYYLRFGARRALSIKEGLMATELFNKALGTYWRILLEEPLRTLLTGAAAYLLRLLPKTLYQQMEAVALKTTGASQKRRIYQEQA
- a CDS encoding FkbM family methyltransferase, translated to MNLPLTLKTHLKEFLIGTPFESAARSIVDLIKPPSKDILRSREDDTYVYQIMKRILDKSSNCIDVGGNMGTVLTKICQLAPLGHHYAFEPLPRLATRLQKRFPKVDVRQIALSDLEGETTFFHVVDAPALSSLKQRDYTLWGYNNAQTESIAIKTKKLDDILPPDFKVNLIKVDTEGAEFQVFKGAIRTLKTHKPYLVFEFGRTAMVDYKTTPGMMYDFLVNQCGLKMFKLNSWLEGLAPLSEREFAIICEGGSAWNFLATP
- a CDS encoding WD40/YVTN/BNR-like repeat-containing protein, with the translated sequence MIDWLAIALRVLLGLFIFAIGLTLAKWIPNHRIRAITQPNRWFRQRVTLGLMLLTSLMMLGSIVLVTDIVKVNSGQAEVVSSRKYQKNIRLGTTNVAIGGGGYVTGVYLHPLEKDLVYIRTDVGGFYRWDEPKQRWIPLTEHFPFSQRNYYGGEALAVDPNDPTIVYIAAGKYPWAEPGTLFKSTDKGQTWTKLNLDLKMGANHKKKWLGERLAVDPFNSNIILFGSREDGLWKSSDAGATWENVTSFAGKPDNKIGITAIVFDKQVPGLVYASPYGDGIYKSTDSGVSWTQVAGSPKTVNRMAVGKKNILYVTSTSNPGVHKYANGVWKTMKPGGSNRIFGTLSVNPANPEDILVAFNRTQKTKFYRSLDGGATWKQQLTSANNTIPWWPKKYFANHMAAMEFDPKVPGRVWFTDWYGVWRTDDLNANPVVWTNYAAGHEEVVPFTLVSPPRGPILVSGVADVDGFYHNQGLDTYPSQRLGLGEPGKSFQDTYSIAYCETKPLQMVRVGGYRWNSTYTGATSTDGGLTWQEFASFPDNTMPMRVAMSATNPNLFVVTVSQGQPLRTKDGGMTWQKVSGLPNGPGGPWNWSQSLAADPVDGNRFYYYAKGKVYRSNDGGSSFQIVNDSLRNEGWHSLKTVPGVKGEIWLSLDRKGFYRSTDGGQSFVKLPSVTRAHLFAFGKAPQGSDTPALYIYGNIDGNLPNVENGVRNREVSETSGSSAKSRAQEPGIFQSLDMGRTWTRMGDRSRPIGNRPGVMEASKQEFGLVFIGTNGRGIYYGSQ